The Brassica napus cultivar Da-Ae chromosome C7, Da-Ae, whole genome shotgun sequence genome has a segment encoding these proteins:
- the BNAC07G40590D gene encoding uncharacterized protein BNAC07G40590D — translation MERNIEKMLNRVSVVFIIIGTLIMVIMILQTPGTCISPEAPSKPHTHFPRSTCDSLPRKHLPLPKKNARLWSSKAWTTRLSSFSSYFLRFRDLGLLRNHTKALCLSAGAGHAPMAMNQIGLSDVTAVELVDSLPLVRRADPHNLPFFDGAFDFAFTAHLDDALFPWRVVEEMERTVRRGGFCVVAVDECGGGDVREIARLFLKSKLVDVANVTLEGSKRTSVLLKVEDFKT, via the coding sequence ATGGAGAGAAACATCGAGAAGATGCTGAACAGAGTCTCGGTGGTGTTCATAATCATCGGAACGTTGATCATGGTGATAATGATTCTCCAGACGCCGGGAACGTGCATCTCACCAGAAGCTCCCTCGAAGCCCCACACGCATTTCCCGAGATCCACCTGCGACTCCTTGCCGCGAAAGCATCTCCCTTTACCCAAGAAGAACGCTCGCCTCTGGTCCTCCAAGGCTTGGACGACGCGtctctcctccttctcctcTTACTTCCTCCGGTTCCGCGATCTCGGGCTGCTTCGCAACCACACCAAAGCTCTCTGCCTCTCCGCCGGCGCCGGCCACGCTCCGATGGCGATGAACCAGATCGGGCTATCCGACGTCACCGCCGTGGAGTTGGTTGACTCGCTTCCTCTCGTGAGAAGAGCTGATCCTCATAACCTTCCTTTTTTCGACGGTGCGTTTGATTTCGCGTTTACTGCGCATCTTGACGATGCTCTGTTTCCGTGGAGGGTCGTGGAGGAGATGGAGAGGACGGTGAGGCGAGGCGGGTTTTGCGTGGTGGCGGTTGATGAATGCGGCGGAGGTGATGTTAGGGAGATTGCTAGACTGTTCTTGAAGTCTAAGCTCGTTGATGTTGCTAATGTGACCTTAGAAGGATCTAAAAGGACTAGTGTACTACTCAAAGTTGAAGACTTTAAGACATGA